The Panicum virgatum strain AP13 chromosome 5K, P.virgatum_v5, whole genome shotgun sequence genome has a window encoding:
- the LOC120705639 gene encoding putative CBL-interacting protein kinase 13 — protein MARLMAGKVGSNGSGGRESGKKPALLLGRYEVGKLLGQGNFAKVYHARNVRTGEEVAIKVMEKEKIFKSGLTAHIKREIAVLRRVRHPHIVQLYEVMATKLRIYFVMEYVRGGELFARVAKGRLREDDARRYFQQLVSSVAFCHARGVFHRDIKPENLLVDDAGDLKVSDFGLSAVADQMRHDGLFHTFCGTPAYVAPEVLSRRGYDAAKADLWSCGVVLFVLMAGYLPFQDRNLVGMYRKIHRGEFRCPKWFSPELKHLLRRVLDTNPQRRATADEIMENKWFKVGFRRFSFRIEDDRSFTCFELDDDADSVDASTSPPEPGTPRADVGSDAAKRSIRKAGGLTSCGSAPSLIQLEARSGLGGSSRRRSSLNAFDIISFSRGFDLSGLFEDGEAAGSGSGGGPEQRHHPATARFVSAAPAEQILAALEGAASAAGLVVRELDDGSVSMEGTREGEHGALVVAAEIYELTPELLVVEVRRKSGGAAEYEEFFRAQLKPGLRDLVCDEPTTLLQSDERSRSL, from the coding sequence ATGGCGCGGTTGATGGCAGGCAAGGTAGGAAGcaatggcagcggcggccgtgAGTCCGGCAAGAAGCCGGCGCTCCTCCTGGGGCGGTACGAGGTGGGGAAGCTGCTGGGGCAGGGCAACTTCGCCAAGGTGTACCACGCGCGCAACGTGCGCacgggcgaggaggtggcgATCAAGGtgatggagaaggagaagatCTTCAAGTCTGGGCTGACGGCGCACATCAAGCGCGAGATCGCCGTGCTCCGGCGGGTGCGCCACCCGCACATCGTGCAGCTCTACGAGGTCATGGCCACCAAGCTCCGCATCTACTTCGTCATGGAGtacgtgcgcggcggcgagctgttcGCGCGCGTCGCGAAGGGCCGCCTCCGGGAGGACGACGCGCGGCGCTACTTCCAGCAGCTGGTGTCCTCCGTCGCCTTCTGCCACGCGCGCGGGGTGTTCCACCGGGACATCAAGCCCGAAAACCTCCTCGtcgacgacgccggcgacctCAAGGTCTCCGACTTCGGGCtctccgccgtcgccgaccaGATGCGCCACGACGGGCTGTTCCACACCTTCTGCGGCACGCCGGCGTACGTCGCGCCGGAGGTGCTCTCCCGCCGCGGGTACGACGCCGCCAAGGCCGACCTCTGGTCCTGCGGCGTCGTGCTCTTCGTCCTCATGGCCGGATACCTCCCGTTCCAGGACCGCAACCTCGTCGGCATGTACCGCAAGATCCACAGGGGCGAGTTCCGCTGCCCCAAGTGGTTCTCGCCCGAGCTCaagcacctcctccgccgcgtcctcgaCACCAACCCGcagcgccgcgccaccgccgacgagaTCATGGAGAACAAGTGGTTCAAGGTCGGCTTCCGCCGCTTCTCCTTCCGCATCGAGGACGACCGCTCCTTCACCTGCTTCGAgctggacgacgacgccgacagCGTCGACGCGTCCACCTCGCCGCCCGAGCCCGGGACGCCACGGGCAGACGTGGGGAGCGACGCCGCCAAGCGATCGATAAGAAAGGCGGGCGGGCTGACGTCGTGCGGGTCGGCGCCGTCGCTGATCCAGCTGGAAGCGCGCAGCGGGCTCGGCgggagcagccggcggcggtCGAGCCTGAACGCGTTCGACATCATCTCGTTCTCGAGGGGGTTCGACCTGTCGGGCCTGTTCGAGGACGGCGAGGCCGCAggtagcggcagcggcggcggcccggagcaGCGGCACCACCCCGCTACGGCGCGGTTCGTGTCGGCGGCTCCGGCGGAGCAGATCCTGGCGGCGCTGGAGGGGGCCGCGTCGGCGGCCGGCCTGGTGGTGCGCGAGCTGGACGACGGGTCGGTCAGCATGGAAGGGACGCGGGAGGGCGAGCACGGCGCGCTGGTGGTGGCCGCGGAGATCTACGAGCTCACGCCGGAGCTGCTGGTCGTGGAGGTGCGGCGCAagtccggcggcgccgccgagtaCGAGGAGTTCTTCCGGGCGCAGCTCAAGCCCGGCCTGCGCGACCTTGTCTGCGACGAGCCGACGACGCTGCTCCAATCCGACGAGCGGTCTCGGAGCCTCTGA
- the LOC120705640 gene encoding CBL-interacting protein kinase 5: MERKPTILMNRYELGRMLGQGTFAKVYHARNLASNQSVAIKVIDKEKVLRVGMIDQIKREISIMRLVRHPNIVQLHEVMASKSKIYFAMEYVRGGELFARVARGRLKEDAARKYFHQLIGAVDFCHSRGVFHRDLKPENLLVDDNGNLKVSDFGLSALKECEKQDGLLHTTCGTPAYVAPEIINKKGYDGAKADIWSCGVILFVLLAGYLPFQDTNLMEMYRKISRADVKYPQWFSSDLRRFMSRLLDPNPNTRITIEKLVEHPWFKKGYKPAVMLAQSHGSNSLKDVQVAFSTDHKDNEANKVRQQDSSLKPTNLNAFDIISHSKGFDLSGLFGNDQEQKASSRFMTQKPASAIVSKLEQIAETERFMVKKQDGLVKLQGSKEGRKGQLAIDAEIFEVTPAFYVVEVKKSAGDTLEYEKFCNKDLRPSLRDICWSSQSEEKLPSLAESSH, translated from the coding sequence ATGGAGAGGAAGCCCACCATCCTGATGAACAGGTATGAGCTTGGCCGGATGCTCGGGCAGGGCACCTTCGCCAAGGTGTACCATGCCCGGAACCTTGCGTCCAACCAGAGTGTGGCCATTAAGGTCATTGACAAGGAGAAGGTGCTGCGTGTTGGCATGATCGACCAGATCAAGCGGGAGATCTCCATCATGCGCCTTGTTCGCCACCCCAACATCGTCCAGCTGCACGAGGTCATGGCCAGCAAGAGCAAGATATACTTTGCAATGGAGTATGTCCGGGGTGGTGAGCTCTTCGCCCGGGTTGCCAGGGGCCGGCTGAAGGAGGACGCCGCGAGGAAGTACTTTCATCAGTTGATTGGGGCTGTTGATTTCTGCCACAGCCGAGGCGTCTTCCACCGGGACCTGAAGCCGGAGAACCTCCTCGTGGATGACAACGGTAACCTCAAGGTGTCAGACTTTGGCCTGAGTGCCCTCAAGGAGTGCGAGAAGCAGGATGGGTTGTTGCACACAACATGCGGCACACCTGCATATGTTGCACCTGAGATAATCAACAAGAAGGGCTACGACGGAGCAAAGGCAGACATATGGTCTTGCGGTGTCATACTGTTTGTTCTTCTTGCCGGCTATCTCCCATTCCAGGACACAAATCTAATGGAGATGTACCGCAAGATTAGCAGAGCTGACGTCAAGTACCCTCAGTGGTTCTCTTCTGATCTCCGGAGGTTCATGTCCAGGCTCCTTGATCCAAATCCAAACACCAGGATCACCATCGAGAAGCTGGTTGAGCACCCGTGGTTCAAGAAGGGGTACAAACCAGCAGTGATGCTGGCACAGTCACACGGTTCAAACAGCCTCAAGGATGTTCAAGTTGCTTTCAGCACCGACCACAAGGACAATGAAGCCAACAAGGTGCGACAACAAGACAGCTCTTTGAAGCCAACAAATTTGAATGCATTTGACATCATCTCGCACTCCAAAGGATTTGATCTGTCAGGCCTGTTCGGGAACGACCAAGAGCAGAAGGCAAGTTCACGGTTCATGACCCAAAAGCCAGCATCAGCAATAGTGTCAAAATTAGAGCAGATTGCCGAGACAGAGCGCTTCATGGTGAAGAAACAGGATGGACTGGTGAAACTGCAGGGGTCCAAAGAAGGGAGGAAAGGGCAGCTTGCAATTGACGCAGAGATCTTCGAGGTGACACCAGCCTTTTATGTTGTCGAGGTGAAGAAGTCGGCAGGGGACACATTGGAGTACGAAAAGTTCTGCAACAAGGACCTAAGACCTTCACTCCGAGACATCTGCTGGAGCAGTCAATCAGAGGAAAAGCTTCCTTCACTGGCTGAGTCATCACATTAG